In Anolis sagrei isolate rAnoSag1 chromosome 9, rAnoSag1.mat, whole genome shotgun sequence, the following proteins share a genomic window:
- the GTF2A2 gene encoding transcription initiation factor IIA subunit 2, which translates to MAYQLYRNTTLGNSLQESLDELIQSQQITPQLALQVLLQFDKAINSALAQRVRNRVNFRGSLNTYRFCDNVWTFVLNDVEFREVTELVKVDKVKIVACDGKNTGSNAAE; encoded by the exons ATGGCATACCAGCTGTATAGAAACACCACTTTGGGGAACAGCCTTCAGGAAAGCCTGGATGAGCTCATACAG TCCCAGCAGATCACCCCTCAGCTTGCCCTCCAAGTCCTCCTTCAGTTTGACAAAGCTATCAATTCTGCGTTGGCACAGCGGGTCAGAAACAGGGTCAATTTCAGG GGCTCTCTCAACACATACCGGTTTTGCGACAACGTCTGGACCTTCGTATTAAATGATGTCGAATTCCGAGAGGTCACCGAGCTGGTGAAAGTGGACAAGGTGAAAATCGTGGCCTGCGATGGGAAAA